The following proteins come from a genomic window of Streptomyces sp. Sge12:
- a CDS encoding DUF885 domain-containing protein, whose product MSEILHNGSAPRLPRQVADAYVDDLIALDPITGTYLGVAASSSKLPDFSPAGRAALAELARETLARLDAAESVPGADSDAERRCARLLRERLTAELAVIEADEDLCAVSNIHSPAHSVREVFSLTPADTDEDWAAIAERLRAVPAAFDGYRESLGLGLERGLYGSPRATTTMIGQLTTWAGQDGSEAPFFEGFVAAGPDSLRAELDAAAAGATAAVVDLRDWMASVYAPAVEGRPDTVGRERYARWSRFFNGTDLDLDEAYAYGWSEYHRLLAEMKSEAAKILPGAGPWEVLKHLDEHGTHIEGVDEVQSWLQGLMDEVIENLDGTHFELAERVRKVESRIAPPGGPAAPYYTSPSEDFSRPGRTWLPTMGLTRFPVYDLVSTWYHEGVPGHHLQLAQWTHVADRLSRYQATVGMVSANAEGWALYAERLMDELGYLKDAEQRLGYLDCQMMRAARVIVDIGMHVGMEIPADSPFHPGETWTVDLAQEFFGLHSGRPADFVESELTRYLSMPGQAIGYKLGERAWLLGRDNARAAHGDSFDLKAWHMAALSQGSLGLDDLVDELSKL is encoded by the coding sequence ATGTCAGAGATCCTCCACAACGGCAGCGCACCCCGGCTGCCCCGCCAGGTGGCCGACGCGTACGTCGACGACCTCATCGCCCTCGACCCGATCACGGGCACCTACCTCGGTGTCGCCGCGAGTTCGAGCAAGCTCCCGGACTTCTCCCCGGCGGGCCGCGCGGCCCTCGCCGAGCTCGCCCGTGAGACCCTCGCTCGCCTCGACGCCGCCGAGTCCGTGCCCGGCGCCGACAGCGACGCCGAACGCCGGTGCGCCCGGCTGCTGCGCGAGCGCCTCACCGCCGAGCTCGCGGTCATCGAGGCCGACGAGGACCTGTGCGCGGTCAGCAACATCCACAGCCCCGCGCACTCCGTCCGCGAGGTCTTCTCCCTGACCCCCGCCGACACCGACGAGGACTGGGCGGCGATCGCCGAGCGCCTGCGCGCCGTGCCGGCCGCCTTCGACGGCTACCGCGAGAGCCTCGGACTCGGACTGGAGCGCGGCCTGTACGGCAGCCCCCGCGCCACCACCACCATGATCGGCCAGCTCACCACCTGGGCCGGCCAGGACGGCAGCGAGGCCCCCTTCTTCGAGGGCTTCGTCGCCGCCGGTCCGGACTCCCTGCGCGCCGAGCTGGACGCCGCGGCCGCCGGTGCGACCGCCGCGGTCGTCGACCTGCGCGACTGGATGGCCTCGGTGTACGCCCCGGCCGTCGAGGGCAGGCCGGACACCGTGGGCCGCGAGCGCTACGCCCGCTGGTCCCGCTTCTTCAACGGTACGGACCTGGACCTGGACGAGGCGTACGCCTACGGCTGGTCGGAGTACCACCGCCTGCTCGCCGAGATGAAGTCCGAGGCCGCCAAGATCCTCCCGGGCGCCGGCCCCTGGGAGGTGCTCAAGCACCTGGACGAGCACGGCACCCACATCGAGGGCGTCGACGAGGTCCAGTCGTGGCTCCAGGGCCTGATGGACGAGGTCATCGAGAACCTCGACGGCACCCACTTCGAACTCGCCGAGCGCGTCCGCAAGGTGGAGTCCCGCATCGCCCCGCCCGGCGGCCCCGCGGCCCCGTACTACACCTCCCCCTCGGAGGACTTCTCCCGCCCGGGCCGCACCTGGCTGCCCACCATGGGCCTGACCCGCTTCCCGGTGTACGACCTGGTGTCCACCTGGTACCACGAGGGCGTGCCGGGCCACCACCTGCAGCTCGCGCAGTGGACGCACGTGGCGGACCGGCTCTCCCGCTACCAGGCCACCGTCGGCATGGTCAGCGCCAACGCCGAGGGCTGGGCGCTGTACGCGGAGCGGCTCATGGACGAGCTGGGCTACCTCAAGGACGCCGAGCAGCGCCTCGGCTACCTGGACTGCCAGATGATGCGCGCGGCGCGGGTCATCGTGGACATCGGCATGCACGTGGGTATGGAGATCCCGGCGGACTCGCCGTTCCACCCGGGCGAGACCTGGACGGTGGACCTGGCTCAGGAGTTCTTCGGCCTGCACAGCGGCCGCCCGGCGGACTTCGTCGAGAGCGAGCTGACCCGCTACCTGTCGATGCCGGGCCAGGCGATCGGCTACAAGCTGGGCGAGCGTGCCTGGCTGCTGGGCCGGGACAACGCCCGGGCCGCGCACGGCGATTCCTTCGACCTGAAGGCCTGGCACATGGCGGCTCTGTCGCAGGGTTCGCTGGGGCTGGACGACCTGGTGGACGAGCTGTCGAAGCTCTGA
- a CDS encoding GNAT family N-acetyltransferase: MTDRNLASAQRPHRHHWRRDIVELAALFCAVAVADAIANLVVHGPRGPIMLIASAVALLVTAAFHTWWARRHSHAPPPPRSTAPGDPKPLAPTDSGTNATASSTALWRMRTTVRDEPGSLAALCTALARNSVDILTLQTHPLPEGGTVDEFLLRAPQELPSADLARAISRAGGHSTWIERADAHDLVDTPTRVLGLATRTALDAAELPLALRQLLGRCTIHSIPATTLSGRPNAGADAPVEGVLEATVMRLRDPSGGAITVERPYLPFTPTEFARARALVELDARLGPRVPRSQDVLTLPEGNEITVRRADGSDLPAARAMHDRCSDRTLSLRYHGPVADADRYLGHLLSPRFGRTLAATTASGKLVALGHLLWDGDETEVALLIEDDWQRRGIGSELLRRIVAMAVEARCDSVYAVTQAANTGMVAAMRGLGLPLDYQIEEGTLVITARLDAIPAGSRLPHGLPRELPRALPHEQPAPRRRH; the protein is encoded by the coding sequence ATGACTGACCGTAACCTCGCCTCCGCCCAGCGTCCCCACCGTCACCACTGGCGCCGTGACATCGTCGAACTCGCCGCGCTCTTCTGCGCCGTCGCGGTCGCCGACGCCATCGCCAATCTCGTCGTGCACGGCCCGCGGGGCCCGATCATGCTCATCGCCTCGGCCGTCGCACTCCTGGTGACGGCGGCCTTCCACACCTGGTGGGCACGGCGCCACAGCCATGCACCGCCGCCGCCGCGGAGCACAGCGCCCGGCGATCCGAAGCCGCTCGCACCCACCGACTCCGGCACGAACGCGACCGCCAGCAGCACCGCGCTCTGGCGGATGCGCACGACCGTACGGGACGAGCCGGGCTCCCTGGCCGCCCTCTGCACCGCCCTCGCCCGCAACAGCGTGGACATCCTGACCCTCCAGACACACCCGCTCCCCGAGGGCGGCACCGTCGACGAGTTCCTGCTGCGCGCCCCGCAGGAACTGCCCTCCGCCGACCTGGCCCGGGCCATCTCCCGCGCCGGCGGCCACAGCACCTGGATCGAGCGCGCCGACGCCCACGACCTCGTCGACACTCCGACCCGGGTCCTCGGCCTGGCCACCCGCACCGCCCTGGACGCCGCCGAGCTGCCCCTGGCCCTGCGCCAGCTGCTCGGCCGCTGCACGATCCACTCGATCCCGGCGACCACCCTCTCCGGCCGCCCCAACGCCGGAGCGGACGCCCCCGTCGAAGGCGTCCTGGAGGCCACGGTCATGCGGCTGCGCGACCCCTCCGGCGGCGCGATCACCGTGGAGCGGCCCTACCTCCCGTTCACCCCGACCGAGTTCGCCCGGGCCCGCGCCCTCGTCGAGCTCGATGCCCGGCTCGGCCCCCGCGTCCCGCGCAGCCAGGACGTACTGACCCTGCCCGAGGGCAACGAGATCACCGTGCGCCGCGCCGACGGCTCCGACCTGCCGGCGGCGCGTGCCATGCACGACCGCTGCTCGGACCGCACCCTGTCGCTGCGCTACCACGGCCCCGTCGCCGACGCCGACCGCTACCTCGGCCACCTGCTGAGCCCCCGCTTCGGCCGCACCCTCGCCGCGACCACCGCCTCCGGAAAGCTCGTGGCCCTCGGCCACCTGCTGTGGGACGGCGACGAGACCGAGGTCGCGCTGCTCATCGAGGACGACTGGCAGCGCCGCGGCATCGGTTCCGAGCTGCTGCGCCGGATCGTCGCGATGGCCGTCGAGGCCCGGTGCGACAGCGTGTACGCCGTCACCCAGGCCGCCAACACCGGCATGGTCGCCGCCATGCGCGGCCTCGGCCTCCCCCTCGACTACCAGATCGAGGAGGGCACCCTGGTGATCACGGCCCGGCTGGACGCGATCCCGGCCGGCTCGCGGCTGCCCCACGGCCTTCCCCGTGAGCTGCCCCGCGCGCTCCCGCACGAACAGCCGGCTCCCCGGCGCCGCCACTGA
- a CDS encoding alkaline phosphatase D family protein: protein MASIPHTRRSLIGGSLALSSALIAAPALAAPAFARSGRPNALWGVQSGEITAHSATVWTRADRPARMYVETSPSEAFRYAVRRHRGPLLGPSSDFTGTTVLRDLPPGQQIHYRVVLTDPDDPRRSSSPVHGTFRTTPVSRRHDVRFLWSGDLAGQGWGINPDLGGYRVFEEMRLRNPDFFLFSGDTIYADGPVNATAPLRDGTVWRNITTEEKAKVAETLAEFRGNFRYNLLDRSLLGFNAQVPVLAQWDDHEVRNNWYPGQLIDDPRYTVKEADTLAARARQAFGEYFPVTDLRGGRAEGRMYRVMRYGPLLDVFVLDMRTYRNANSPGTQTEDPIGILGAEQLAWAKRELSRSRATWKVIAADMPLGIVVPDGAANFEAVAQGDPGAPLGRELQIAELLRHIKHQRIPGTVWVTADVHYTAANHYAPERAAFTDFAPFWEFVSGPIGAGGFPAGRLDATFGPQTAFVQSAPFANMSPSENPPYYGEVDIDGGSGELTVRLRRQGGDVLFTRTLQPGRVGQ, encoded by the coding sequence ATGGCATCGATCCCGCACACCCGACGGTCCCTCATCGGCGGATCCCTCGCCCTGTCCTCCGCGCTGATCGCCGCTCCGGCGCTCGCGGCCCCCGCCTTCGCCCGCTCCGGGCGGCCCAATGCGCTGTGGGGCGTCCAGTCCGGCGAGATCACCGCCCACTCGGCCACCGTGTGGACCCGCGCCGACCGCCCGGCACGGATGTACGTCGAGACTTCCCCGAGCGAGGCGTTCCGCTACGCCGTACGCCGCCACCGCGGTCCGCTCCTCGGCCCGTCGAGCGACTTCACCGGGACCACCGTCCTGCGCGACCTGCCGCCCGGCCAGCAGATCCACTACCGGGTCGTCCTGACCGACCCCGACGACCCCCGCCGCAGCTCCTCGCCGGTCCACGGCACCTTCCGCACCACCCCGGTCTCCCGCCGCCACGACGTGCGCTTCCTGTGGTCCGGCGACCTGGCGGGCCAGGGCTGGGGCATCAACCCCGACCTCGGCGGCTACCGCGTCTTCGAGGAGATGCGGCTGCGCAACCCCGATTTCTTCCTCTTCAGCGGGGACACGATCTACGCCGACGGACCGGTCAACGCCACCGCGCCCCTCCGCGACGGCACCGTCTGGCGCAACATCACCACCGAGGAGAAGGCGAAGGTCGCCGAGACCCTCGCCGAGTTCCGCGGGAACTTCCGCTACAACCTGCTCGATCGCAGCCTGCTCGGCTTCAACGCCCAGGTCCCGGTCCTCGCCCAGTGGGACGACCACGAGGTGCGCAACAACTGGTACCCCGGCCAGCTGATCGACGACCCCCGCTACACCGTCAAGGAGGCCGACACCCTCGCCGCCCGCGCCCGCCAGGCCTTCGGGGAGTACTTCCCCGTCACCGACCTGCGCGGGGGCCGCGCCGAGGGCCGGATGTACCGGGTCATGCGGTACGGCCCGCTGCTCGACGTCTTCGTGCTCGACATGCGCACCTACCGCAACGCCAACTCCCCCGGCACGCAGACCGAGGACCCCATCGGCATCCTCGGCGCCGAGCAGCTGGCCTGGGCCAAGCGCGAGCTCTCCCGCTCCCGCGCGACCTGGAAGGTGATCGCCGCCGACATGCCGCTGGGCATCGTCGTACCCGACGGCGCCGCGAACTTCGAGGCCGTCGCCCAGGGGGACCCGGGCGCTCCGCTGGGCCGCGAACTCCAGATCGCCGAACTCCTGCGGCACATCAAGCACCAGCGCATTCCGGGCACCGTCTGGGTCACGGCCGACGTGCACTACACCGCCGCGAACCACTACGCGCCCGAGCGGGCGGCCTTCACCGACTTCGCGCCGTTCTGGGAGTTCGTGTCCGGCCCGATCGGCGCCGGCGGGTTCCCGGCCGGGCGGCTGGACGCCACCTTCGGTCCGCAGACCGCCTTCGTGCAGTCGGCCCCCTTCGCCAACATGTCGCCCTCGGAGAACCCCCCGTACTACGGCGAGGTCGACATCGACGGCGGCAGCGGGGAGCTCACCGTCCGGTTGCGCCGCCAGGGAGGGGACGTACTCTTCACCCGCACCCTCCAGCCCGGGCGCGTGGGCCAGTAG
- a CDS encoding alpha/beta fold hydrolase produces the protein MTATVSFTIDSPLGPRTATVAYERKGAGEPLLLLHGIGHHRQAWHPVLDILAAEHDVIAVDLPGFGASEPLPAGVPYSLGTVAPALGALCTALGVERPHVAGNSLGGLLALEMGRSNLVRSITALSPAGFWTEGERRYAFATLLAMRAGAKALPLPAVRRLSRTAAGRAALTGTIYARPSRRPAEAVVAETLALRDATGFEDTLAAGGSVRFTDDVPGLPVTIAWGTRDRLLLRRQGVRAKHTVPGARLVRLPGCGHVPMNDDPALVSRVMLDTARSARLAVA, from the coding sequence ATGACCGCCACGGTCTCCTTCACGATCGATTCGCCGCTCGGCCCCCGCACCGCCACCGTCGCCTACGAGCGCAAGGGCGCCGGCGAACCGCTCCTCCTGCTCCACGGCATCGGCCATCACCGCCAGGCCTGGCACCCGGTGCTCGACATCCTGGCCGCCGAGCACGACGTGATCGCCGTCGACCTGCCCGGCTTCGGCGCCTCGGAGCCCCTGCCCGCGGGCGTCCCGTACTCCCTCGGGACCGTGGCCCCGGCCCTCGGAGCGCTCTGCACCGCCCTCGGCGTCGAACGCCCGCACGTCGCGGGCAATTCGCTCGGCGGTCTGCTCGCCCTCGAAATGGGCCGGAGCAACCTCGTCCGCTCGATCACGGCCCTCTCCCCCGCCGGTTTCTGGACCGAGGGCGAGCGCCGCTACGCCTTCGCCACGCTCCTCGCGATGCGCGCCGGCGCCAAGGCTCTCCCCCTCCCCGCCGTGCGCCGGCTCTCGCGCACCGCCGCCGGCCGCGCCGCGCTCACCGGCACCATCTACGCCCGCCCGTCCCGCCGCCCGGCCGAGGCCGTCGTCGCCGAGACCCTCGCCCTGCGCGATGCCACCGGCTTCGAGGACACGCTGGCCGCGGGTGGTTCCGTACGGTTCACCGACGACGTGCCCGGCCTGCCCGTCACCATCGCCTGGGGCACCCGCGACCGCCTGCTGCTGCGCCGGCAGGGCGTCCGCGCCAAGCACACCGTCCCCGGCGCCCGGCTGGTGCGGCTCCCGGGATGCGGTCACGTCCCGATGAACGACGATCCGGCGCTCGTCTCCCGGGTGATGCTGGACACGGCCCGCAGCGCGCGGCTCGCGGTCGCCTGA
- a CDS encoding GntR family transcriptional regulator, which produces MGTTQLETAPEPKYWHLKTVLSEALDQDFAVGEVLPNERELAARFGVARATLRQALEQLELEGRLQRRRGVGTTVAPPRVGVAVGSAQHSWPGESVDGWEPLDAAETLPTPAVLKLLGTGGAFAADQPVHTVRRTRVTHGQAVAAELLYVPAASVPGLPAIEAPAGPARARAVLRELQRLVLDGQDRSVELGSARADDAKELDRLPGAPVLLVTTRYFTTAGTAAVSVATYRADTCRLTFGDSGNVEITHEPRVAS; this is translated from the coding sequence GTGGGGACCACGCAGCTCGAAACGGCGCCGGAGCCGAAGTACTGGCACCTCAAGACCGTCCTCAGCGAGGCGCTCGACCAGGACTTCGCCGTCGGCGAGGTGCTGCCCAACGAGCGTGAGCTCGCGGCCCGGTTCGGCGTCGCCCGTGCGACCCTGCGCCAGGCGCTCGAGCAGTTGGAGCTCGAAGGCCGGCTGCAGCGTCGCCGTGGCGTCGGAACCACCGTCGCCCCGCCGCGCGTCGGCGTCGCGGTCGGCAGCGCGCAGCACAGCTGGCCCGGCGAGAGCGTCGACGGCTGGGAGCCGCTGGACGCGGCCGAGACCCTGCCGACGCCCGCCGTGCTCAAGCTCCTCGGCACCGGTGGCGCCTTCGCCGCCGACCAGCCGGTGCACACGGTGCGCCGGACCCGGGTCACCCACGGACAGGCCGTCGCCGCCGAGCTGCTCTACGTCCCGGCCGCCTCCGTACCGGGACTGCCCGCCATCGAGGCCCCCGCCGGTCCGGCCCGTGCCCGCGCCGTCCTGCGTGAGCTCCAGCGGCTGGTGCTCGACGGCCAGGACCGCTCGGTGGAGCTCGGCTCCGCCCGCGCCGACGACGCCAAGGAACTGGACCGGCTGCCCGGCGCCCCGGTGCTCCTGGTCACCACGCGCTACTTCACCACCGCGGGCACCGCGGCGGTCTCGGTGGCCACCTACCGCGCCGACACCTGCCGCCTCACCTTCGGCGACTCGGGCAACGTCGAGATCACCCACGAGCCGCGCGTCGCCTCCTGA
- a CDS encoding ROK family transcriptional regulator, with protein sequence MGQLTGGDPSLLRRINSAVVLRALRTAGSPTLTDLTRLTGLSRPTVEGVVEGLIATGLVVEADAEEGARRQGRPARRFRFRTEAGHLLGIEIGAHRIAVLLSGLDGRVIGAGTKDVAETASADERLERVRAAVADLLRRAGVPRDSLRAVGVGSPGIVEADGTVRLGTALPGWTGLPLGERLRRSFRCPVQVENDANAAAVAEHWKGAARDTGDMVFVMAGLSPGAGSLIGGRLHRGFGGAAGEIGALHLLGREATPERLLSTTGEPLHPLDEPAVAEVFAMAKRGDERAVAAVERFLQRLVHDVAALVLAMDPELVVVGGWAAGLDGVLEPLRQELERYCLRPPRVAQSMLGEAAVATGALRLALDHVEEELFAVEKTVTARP encoded by the coding sequence TTGGGGCAGCTGACCGGCGGGGACCCCTCTCTGCTCCGGCGGATCAATTCCGCCGTGGTGCTGCGCGCACTGCGGACGGCCGGATCGCCGACCCTCACCGACCTCACACGGCTGACGGGGCTCTCCCGGCCGACCGTCGAGGGCGTGGTGGAGGGGCTGATCGCGACCGGCCTCGTCGTCGAGGCGGACGCGGAGGAGGGCGCGCGGCGGCAGGGCCGCCCGGCCAGGCGCTTCCGCTTCCGGACCGAGGCGGGGCACCTGCTCGGCATCGAGATCGGCGCGCACCGGATCGCGGTGCTGCTGTCCGGGCTGGACGGCAGGGTCATCGGCGCCGGCACCAAGGACGTCGCGGAGACGGCGTCCGCCGATGAGCGGCTGGAGCGGGTGCGGGCGGCCGTCGCCGACCTGCTGCGCCGCGCCGGGGTGCCGCGGGACTCCCTGCGGGCGGTCGGGGTCGGCAGCCCGGGGATCGTGGAGGCGGACGGCACGGTCCGCCTCGGCACCGCCCTGCCCGGCTGGACGGGGCTGCCGCTCGGGGAACGGCTGCGGCGCTCGTTCCGCTGCCCCGTCCAGGTGGAGAACGACGCCAATGCGGCGGCGGTCGCCGAGCACTGGAAGGGGGCCGCGCGGGACACCGGCGACATGGTGTTCGTGATGGCGGGTCTCAGCCCCGGCGCGGGCTCGCTGATCGGCGGACGGCTGCACCGCGGCTTCGGCGGCGCGGCCGGCGAGATCGGCGCCCTGCACCTGCTGGGCCGCGAGGCCACTCCGGAGCGGCTGCTGTCGACGACCGGTGAGCCCCTGCATCCGCTGGACGAGCCCGCCGTCGCCGAGGTCTTCGCCATGGCCAAGCGGGGCGACGAGCGGGCGGTGGCCGCCGTGGAGCGGTTCCTGCAGCGGCTGGTGCACGATGTGGCGGCGCTGGTCCTGGCGATGGATCCGGAGCTGGTGGTCGTCGGCGGCTGGGCGGCCGGCCTGGACGGGGTGCTGGAGCCGCTCCGTCAGGAGCTGGAGCGCTACTGCCTGCGCCCGCCGAGGGTGGCCCAGTCCATGCTCGGCGAGGCCGCGGTCGCCACCGGCGCGCTCCGGCTCGCGCTGGACCACGTCGAGGAGGAGCTCTTCGCGGTGGAGAAGACGGTCACCGCGCGCCCCTGA
- a CDS encoding response regulator: protein MPVTVLLVDDEPLVRAGLRAVLDAQPDIEVVGEAADGASVIPLVRQLRPDVVAMDVRMPLLDGIEATRAVLRTVDSPPKILVVTTFENDEYVYQALRAGADGFLLKRARPSEIVHAVRLVAEGETLLFPAAVRALAAEYGNRQARAVLERAALTEREEAVLRLMARGLTNVEIAAELIIGTETVKSHVSAILAKLGARDRTQAVITAYESGFVSPA, encoded by the coding sequence ATGCCGGTTACCGTACTGCTCGTCGACGACGAACCCCTGGTGCGCGCGGGGCTGCGCGCCGTGCTGGACGCCCAACCCGACATCGAAGTGGTGGGTGAGGCGGCCGACGGCGCCTCCGTGATCCCGCTGGTACGGCAGTTGCGGCCGGATGTAGTGGCCATGGACGTGCGGATGCCGCTCCTCGACGGGATCGAGGCGACCCGTGCGGTGCTGCGGACCGTGGACTCCCCGCCGAAGATCCTCGTGGTGACCACCTTCGAGAACGACGAGTACGTCTACCAGGCGCTGCGGGCGGGAGCGGACGGTTTCCTGCTGAAGCGGGCCCGGCCCTCGGAGATCGTGCACGCGGTACGGCTGGTGGCGGAGGGTGAGACGCTGCTCTTCCCGGCGGCCGTGCGGGCCCTGGCCGCGGAGTACGGGAACCGGCAGGCCCGGGCGGTGCTGGAGCGGGCGGCCCTGACCGAGCGGGAGGAGGCGGTTCTGCGGCTGATGGCGAGGGGGCTGACCAACGTGGAGATCGCCGCCGAGCTGATCATCGGTACGGAGACGGTCAAGTCCCACGTCAGCGCGATCCTGGCGAAGCTGGGGGCGCGGGACCGGACGCAGGCGGTGATCACGGCGTACGAGTCGGGGTTCGTCTCCCCCGCCTGA
- a CDS encoding sensor histidine kinase, which yields MYRLLRAPFQPVTYSRWLHLCVPLLLLAIWMFIMPEWPWGPLLLILPFGLVPWVRLAEGMQAQFLLTPHARDSSDSAISLAPSAHWGDRWRTVLWLEARMIVAVGAVGASVWLPTIAVELIAIAVGHPVGDELLPFLPDRWLAALLVPVPLVLLIVVVSLLGELITAIATRLLSPSAAERLSVLEARTEQLLERTRIARELHDSIGHALTVAVVQAGAARAAGDPVFTERALCAIEETGRAALEDLERVLGVLRESGPPPSQWPTLAEADRLLESARASGSAVDARLTGELEKLPGPVTREGYRILQESLTNVLRHCGPVPVRVRVEMTAALLEMEVTNPLPERPGVTLGGGSGLRGIRERAALLGGEAETGPYEGGWRVRARLPLERIR from the coding sequence ATGTACCGACTGCTGCGAGCCCCGTTTCAACCAGTGACGTATTCACGCTGGTTGCATCTCTGCGTGCCGCTGCTGCTGCTGGCCATATGGATGTTCATCATGCCCGAGTGGCCGTGGGGGCCTCTGCTGCTCATCCTGCCCTTCGGGCTGGTGCCCTGGGTGCGGCTGGCGGAGGGCATGCAGGCGCAGTTCCTGCTCACGCCGCACGCCCGCGACTCCTCCGACAGCGCCATAAGCCTGGCACCGTCGGCTCATTGGGGGGACCGCTGGCGCACCGTGCTGTGGCTGGAGGCGCGGATGATCGTCGCGGTCGGTGCGGTGGGCGCCTCCGTCTGGCTGCCCACGATCGCCGTGGAGCTCATCGCGATAGCGGTCGGCCATCCCGTGGGCGACGAGCTCCTTCCGTTCCTGCCCGACCGCTGGCTCGCCGCGCTGCTCGTGCCCGTGCCGCTGGTGCTCCTCATCGTCGTCGTGTCCCTGCTCGGCGAGTTGATCACCGCGATCGCCACCCGCCTGCTCAGCCCGTCCGCGGCGGAGCGGCTGAGCGTGCTGGAGGCGCGTACGGAGCAGCTGTTGGAGCGCACCCGGATCGCGCGGGAGCTGCACGACTCCATCGGGCACGCGCTCACCGTGGCCGTCGTGCAGGCGGGGGCGGCGCGGGCCGCGGGCGATCCCGTCTTCACGGAGCGGGCTCTGTGCGCGATCGAGGAGACGGGCCGGGCCGCGCTGGAGGATCTGGAGCGGGTGCTGGGGGTGCTGCGCGAGTCGGGACCGCCGCCGTCGCAGTGGCCGACGCTCGCCGAGGCCGACCGGCTGCTGGAGTCGGCCCGGGCCTCCGGCTCCGCGGTGGACGCACGGCTGACGGGTGAGCTGGAGAAGTTGCCGGGCCCGGTCACCCGGGAGGGGTACCGGATCCTGCAGGAGTCGCTGACCAACGTCCTGCGGCACTGCGGCCCCGTCCCGGTGCGCGTGCGGGTGGAGATGACCGCGGCCCTGCTGGAGATGGAGGTGACGAACCCGCTGCCGGAGCGCCCCGGCGTCACCTTGGGCGGCGGCAGCGGGCTGCGCGGGATCCGCGAGCGTGCCGCGCTGCTCGGCGGGGAGGCCGAAACCGGTCCGTACGAGGGGGGTTGGAGGGTGCGCGCCCGGCTTCCGCTGGAGCGAATACGCTGA
- a CDS encoding ABC transporter ATP-binding protein encodes MNSIEIRELTKRYGTHRAVDGLTFDVLPGRVTGFLGPNGAGKSTTMRLLLGLDRPTSGTATIGGRHYLDLPDPLHRVGVLLDAQAAHGGRSARDHLRLLAAAGRIPRSRVDEVLEQSGIASVAERRIKSFSLGMRQRLGIAAALLGDPGVLLLDEPTNGLDPEGIIWIRELMRSLAAEGRAVLVSSHLMSETSAFADHLVVLGNGKLLADTSMEEFIDARSTPRVRLRTSDPVRLRAALARDGFELVTSGDGRWTVEGIQAEQLGGLAAREGVPMLELSDERASLEQAYLDLTADHAQFTATH; translated from the coding sequence ATGAACAGCATCGAGATCCGAGAACTCACCAAGCGATACGGCACCCACCGTGCGGTGGACGGCCTCACCTTCGATGTCCTGCCCGGGCGGGTCACCGGATTCCTGGGCCCCAACGGCGCGGGGAAGTCCACGACGATGCGCCTGCTGCTGGGGCTCGACCGCCCCACGTCCGGCACGGCCACCATCGGCGGCCGGCACTACCTGGACCTGCCGGACCCGCTGCACCGGGTGGGCGTCCTCCTGGATGCCCAGGCGGCGCACGGCGGGCGCAGTGCCCGTGACCACCTCCGGCTGCTCGCCGCGGCCGGCCGGATCCCCCGCAGCCGGGTGGACGAGGTCCTGGAGCAGTCCGGCATAGCCTCCGTCGCCGAGCGGCGGATCAAATCCTTCTCGCTCGGCATGCGCCAGCGCCTCGGTATCGCAGCCGCACTGCTCGGCGACCCCGGAGTGCTCCTGCTGGACGAGCCCACCAACGGCCTCGACCCCGAGGGCATCATCTGGATCCGCGAGCTGATGCGCTCCCTCGCCGCCGAAGGACGCGCCGTCCTCGTCTCCAGTCACCTGATGTCGGAGACCTCGGCGTTCGCCGACCACCTGGTCGTCCTCGGCAACGGCAAACTGCTGGCCGACACCTCGATGGAGGAGTTCATCGACGCCCGCAGCACCCCGAGGGTGCGCCTGCGCACCTCCGATCCGGTCCGGCTGCGGGCCGCGCTGGCCCGGGACGGCTTCGAGTTGGTGACCTCCGGCGACGGGCGATGGACCGTCGAGGGCATACAGGCCGAGCAGCTCGGCGGCCTGGCCGCCCGTGAAGGGGTTCCCATGCTGGAACTCTCCGACGAGCGCGCCTCCCTCGAGCAGGCCTACCTCGACCTCACCGCCGATCACGCGCAGTTCACCGCAACCCACTGA